The proteins below are encoded in one region of Elgaria multicarinata webbii isolate HBS135686 ecotype San Diego chromosome 8, rElgMul1.1.pri, whole genome shotgun sequence:
- the PARL gene encoding presenilin-associated rhomboid-like protein, mitochondrial yields MAWSCCARVWVKQELLGGGRSRAHRPSLYTQQRNGFRKPSQKSDFQQPNSETGSKPQKSSLSPPVQDPVFHESNRSMKKLVKPLIFTVGFSGCAFGSAAIWQYEHLKSKVQNYFEDARADWMDRMRPQKGLDFRRQINLWWNSLSNGQRAVSGIIAANVFVFCLWRVPSLQRIMITYFTSNPASRVLCSPMLLSTFSHFSFLHMAANMYVLWSFSTSIVSLLGREQFLALYLSAGVISTFVSYACKTITGRFGPSLGASGAIMTVLAAVCTKMPEAKLAIIFLPMFTFTAGNALKAIIAMDSAGLVLGWKFFDHAAHLGGALFGMWYVIYGNKLIWNNREPVVKAWHTLRTGKPGK; encoded by the exons gCCTAGTCTGTATACACAACAGAGAAATGGATTCAGAAAACCATCACAGAAGAGCGATTTCCAACAACCAAACTCGGAAACTGGTTCGAAGCCACAGAAAAGTAGTTTGTCTCCTCCAGTTCAGGACCCAGTCTTTCATGAATCAAATCGTTCAATGAAGAAGCTTGTGAAACCTCTCATCTTTACAGTTGGG TTTTCAGGCTGTGCTTTTGGATCAGCTGCTATTTGGCAATATGAACATCTCAAATCCAAGGTCCAGAACTATTTTGAGGATGCTCGAGCAGACTGGATGGACAGGATGCGACCACAGAAGGGGCTGGACTTCAGAAGGCAG ATTAACCTGTGGTGGAATAGTCTGAGCAACGGGCAACGGGCTGTGTCAG GCATTATAGCTGCAAACGTCTTTGTATTCTGTTTATGGCGGGTGCCTTCTTTGCAACGAATAATGATCACATATTTCACATCTAATCCAGCTTCTC GAGTCTTGTGTTCCCCCATGTTGCTGTCTACTTTTAGTCATTTCTCATTTCTGCACATGGCAGCCAACATGTATGTTTTGTGGAGCTTCTCAACCAGCATAGTCTCCCTTCTGGGACGTGAACAGTTCTTGGCACTGTACCTCTCTGCAG GGGTTATTTCCACATTTGTCAGTTACGCCTGCAAAACGATTACAGGAAGGTTTGGACCATCACTTGGAGCA TCAGGTGCGATAATGACCGTCCTTGCAGCAGTATGTACGAAGATGCCGGAAGCCAAGCTAGCTATAATATTTCTTCCAATGTTCACATTTACAGCTGGAAAT GCTTTAAAAGCCATTATTGCAATGGACAGTGCCGGACTTGTTTTGGGCTGGAAGTTTTTTGACCATGCAGCACACCTTGGGGGAGCTCTGTTTGGCAT gtGGTATGTAATATATGGGAATAAACTTATATGGAATAATAGAGAACCAGTGGTGAAGGCTTGGCATACATTGAGGACTGGGAAACCAGGGAAATGA